In one window of Burkholderia cenocepacia DNA:
- a CDS encoding aliphatic sulfonate ABC transporter substrate-binding protein codes for MTSMNRRAFARAMLAAGLAAAGVRAHADNAPATLRIGYQKSSTLITLLKTRGTLEQALTPLGLRVSWHEFASGLPLTEALNVGAVDFSADVADTVPVFAQAAHARFVYVAQEAPSPKAQAIVVKQDSALRTLADLNGRRIAVTKAAGSHYLLLAALARAKLAPADVAIHYLTPADGRAAFERGSVDAWITWDPYVASVDRNPDVRILADGDGLASYQRYYLASSSFAAARPDVIQILFDQLSHAGAWLRDHPQEAANTLAPIWGLDAATIARANARRSYLVRAVVTQNFSEQQKIADTFLAAGLLPARVDTSQAQRWNFTTKRAEPVGA; via the coding sequence ATGACGTCGATGAACCGCCGCGCATTCGCGCGCGCGATGCTGGCCGCCGGCCTCGCTGCCGCCGGTGTCCGCGCGCACGCCGACAACGCGCCGGCCACGCTGCGCATCGGTTACCAGAAGTCGTCGACACTGATCACGCTGCTCAAGACGCGCGGCACGCTCGAGCAGGCGCTGACGCCGCTCGGCCTGCGCGTGTCATGGCATGAATTCGCGAGCGGATTGCCGCTGACCGAAGCGCTCAACGTCGGCGCCGTCGACTTCAGCGCGGACGTGGCCGATACGGTGCCGGTCTTCGCGCAGGCCGCGCATGCGCGTTTCGTGTACGTCGCGCAGGAGGCACCTTCGCCGAAGGCGCAGGCGATCGTCGTCAAGCAGGACAGCGCGCTGCGCACGCTCGCCGATCTCAACGGCCGGCGTATCGCGGTCACGAAGGCGGCCGGCAGCCACTACCTGCTGCTTGCCGCGCTCGCCCGCGCGAAGCTCGCGCCCGCCGACGTGGCGATCCATTACCTGACACCCGCGGACGGCCGCGCCGCGTTCGAGCGCGGCAGCGTCGACGCATGGATCACGTGGGATCCGTATGTCGCGTCGGTCGACCGGAATCCCGACGTACGGATTCTGGCCGACGGCGACGGACTCGCGTCGTACCAACGCTACTACCTCGCGTCGAGCAGCTTCGCCGCCGCGCGCCCCGATGTCATCCAGATCCTGTTCGACCAACTGTCGCACGCCGGCGCGTGGCTGCGCGACCATCCGCAGGAGGCCGCGAACACGCTCGCGCCGATCTGGGGGCTCGATGCCGCGACGATTGCACGTGCGAATGCGCGACGCAGCTATCTCGTCCGCGCGGTGGTCACGCAAAACTTCAGTGAACAGCAGAAGATCGCCGACACGTTCCTCGCGGCCGGGCTGCTGCCCGCCCGCGTCGATACGAGCCAGGCGCAGCGCTGGAATTTCACGACGAAGCGCGCGGAACCGGTCGGCGCGTGA
- a CDS encoding MFS transporter: protein MSWTREQRNVTIAAYLGWTLDAFDFFLMVFVLKDIAAEFASTIPAVAFALTLTLAMRPLGALIFGRLADRFGRRPTLMVNIACYSLLELASGFAPSLTALLVLRALFGIAMGGEWGVGSALTMETVPTHARGFVSGLLQAGYPSGYLLASVVFGLFYQTIGWRGMFMVGVLPALLVLYVRAHVPESPAWKQMEKRARPSLGATLKQNWKLTIYAIVLMTAFNFFSHGTQDLYPTFLREQHHFDPHTVSWITIVLNIGAIVGGLSFGTISERIGRRRAIFIAALIALPVLPLWAFSSGPVALAAGAFLMQISVQGAWGVIPVHLNEISPDEIRATFPGVVYQLGNLLASGNATMQASLAVSNHDNYGFALALVAGIVAVAIAVLILFSRERRGIDMTQSVNTRSTVG from the coding sequence ATGAGCTGGACCCGCGAGCAACGCAACGTCACGATCGCCGCCTACCTGGGCTGGACGCTCGATGCGTTCGATTTTTTCCTGATGGTTTTCGTGCTGAAGGACATCGCCGCGGAATTCGCGTCGACGATCCCCGCCGTCGCGTTCGCGCTCACGCTGACGCTCGCGATGCGCCCGCTCGGCGCGCTGATCTTCGGCCGGCTCGCCGACCGCTTCGGCCGCCGCCCGACGCTGATGGTCAACATCGCCTGCTATTCGCTGCTCGAACTCGCGTCGGGTTTCGCGCCGAGCCTGACCGCCCTGCTCGTGCTGCGCGCGCTGTTCGGCATCGCGATGGGCGGCGAATGGGGCGTCGGCTCCGCGCTGACGATGGAAACCGTGCCGACCCATGCGCGCGGCTTCGTGTCGGGGCTGCTGCAGGCCGGCTACCCGAGCGGCTATCTGCTCGCGTCCGTCGTGTTCGGCCTGTTCTACCAGACCATCGGCTGGCGCGGGATGTTCATGGTAGGCGTGCTGCCCGCGCTGCTCGTGCTGTACGTGCGCGCACACGTGCCCGAATCGCCGGCATGGAAACAGATGGAGAAGCGAGCGCGCCCGAGCCTCGGCGCCACGCTGAAGCAAAACTGGAAACTCACGATCTACGCGATCGTGCTGATGACCGCGTTCAACTTCTTCTCGCACGGCACGCAGGATCTCTATCCGACCTTCCTGCGCGAACAGCATCACTTCGATCCGCATACCGTGTCGTGGATCACGATCGTGCTGAACATCGGCGCGATCGTCGGCGGCCTGTCGTTCGGCACGATCTCGGAGCGGATCGGCCGGCGCCGCGCGATCTTCATCGCCGCGCTGATCGCGCTGCCCGTGCTGCCGCTGTGGGCGTTCTCGAGCGGCCCGGTTGCACTCGCCGCCGGCGCGTTCCTGATGCAGATCTCGGTACAGGGCGCGTGGGGCGTGATACCGGTTCACCTGAACGAGATCTCGCCCGACGAGATCCGCGCGACCTTCCCCGGCGTCGTCTACCAGCTCGGCAACCTGCTCGCGTCGGGCAACGCGACGATGCAGGCGTCGCTGGCCGTGTCGAACCACGACAATTACGGCTTCGCGCTCGCTCTCGTGGCCGGTATCGTCGCCGTCGCGATCGCCGTGCTGATCCTGTTCAGCCGCGAACGGCGCGGCATCGACATGACGCAATCGGTCAATACGCGTAGCACCGTCGGGTGA
- a CDS encoding ABC transporter permease subunit produces MINPTKQRNLASATAHPVANRTPLMRGADHRARMQSLIRTAGMLPVLLVLCVGFGFLTDGFFTLQNLSIVTQQASINIVLAAGMTFVILTGGIDLSVGSVLAAAAVAALIASTIPGWGWLGVPFALIVGLVFGAINGGLISFLRLPPFIVTLGAMTAVRGVARLIGNDTTVFNPQLPFAFIGNGSILGVPWLVVIACAVIAISWFILRRTVLGMRIYSVGGNPEAARLSGINVRAIQMFVYAASGLLAGLGAVMSAARLYAANGLQLGQSYELDAIAAVILGGTSFVGGVGSIVGTLIGALIIAVLTNGLVLLGVSDIWQYIIKGLVIIGAVALDRYRQRDSART; encoded by the coding sequence ATGATCAACCCGACCAAGCAGCGGAACCTCGCTTCCGCGACCGCCCACCCGGTCGCCAACCGTACGCCCCTGATGCGCGGCGCCGATCATCGCGCCCGCATGCAATCGCTGATCCGCACGGCCGGCATGCTGCCGGTGCTGCTGGTCCTGTGCGTCGGCTTCGGCTTCCTGACCGACGGCTTCTTCACGCTGCAGAACCTGTCGATCGTCACGCAGCAGGCATCGATCAACATCGTGCTCGCCGCCGGCATGACGTTCGTGATCCTGACGGGCGGCATCGACCTGTCGGTCGGTTCGGTGCTCGCCGCCGCGGCCGTCGCGGCGCTCATCGCATCGACCATTCCCGGCTGGGGCTGGCTCGGCGTGCCGTTCGCGCTCATCGTCGGCCTCGTGTTCGGCGCGATCAACGGCGGGCTGATCTCGTTCCTGCGCCTGCCGCCGTTCATCGTCACGCTCGGCGCGATGACGGCCGTGCGCGGCGTCGCGCGCCTGATCGGCAACGACACGACCGTGTTCAACCCGCAACTGCCGTTCGCGTTCATCGGCAACGGCTCGATCCTCGGTGTGCCGTGGCTCGTCGTGATCGCGTGCGCGGTGATCGCGATCTCGTGGTTCATCCTGCGCCGCACGGTGCTCGGGATGCGGATCTATTCGGTCGGCGGCAACCCGGAAGCCGCGCGTCTGTCGGGCATCAACGTACGGGCGATCCAGATGTTCGTGTATGCGGCGTCGGGCCTGCTCGCCGGCCTCGGCGCGGTGATGTCGGCCGCGCGCCTGTATGCGGCCAACGGCCTGCAGCTCGGCCAGTCGTACGAGCTCGACGCGATCGCTGCGGTGATCCTCGGCGGCACGAGCTTCGTCGGCGGCGTCGGCTCGATCGTCGGCACGCTGATCGGCGCGCTGATCATCGCGGTACTGACCAACGGCCTCGTGCTGCTCGGCGTGTCCGATATCTGGCAATACATCATCAAGGGGCTGGTGATCATCGGCGCGGTCGCGCTCGACCGCTATCGCCAGCGCGACTCGGCCCGTACCTGA
- a CDS encoding ParB-like protein yields MALGNDVHLIPVRLDALRPTQMTVGYREVKAKRKHWKALNKRARKAAIESHWFPAVLGPDGLHYITDHHHLGLALIEEGEARVNAMLLKDLSWLDDTIFWRMMEHNQWVHPFGPDGSRRDYSHLPKVLTGLEDDPYRSLAGELRTAGGYAKDATPFSEFLWADYLRQHVSLDQIRKNFAKALDVALQRAHEQDARYLPGWSGLIAVKP; encoded by the coding sequence ATGGCACTCGGCAACGACGTTCATCTCATTCCCGTCAGGCTCGACGCGCTGCGTCCGACCCAGATGACGGTGGGCTACCGCGAAGTCAAGGCGAAGCGCAAGCACTGGAAGGCGCTGAACAAGCGCGCCCGCAAGGCCGCGATCGAATCGCACTGGTTCCCCGCCGTGCTCGGCCCGGACGGGCTCCACTACATCACCGATCATCACCATCTCGGCCTCGCGCTGATCGAGGAGGGCGAGGCGCGCGTGAACGCGATGCTGCTGAAGGATCTGTCGTGGCTCGACGACACGATCTTCTGGCGGATGATGGAACACAACCAGTGGGTGCATCCGTTCGGCCCGGACGGCTCGCGGCGCGACTATTCGCATTTGCCGAAGGTGCTGACGGGGCTCGAGGACGATCCGTACCGCAGCCTCGCCGGCGAACTGCGCACGGCGGGCGGCTACGCGAAGGACGCGACGCCGTTCAGCGAATTCCTGTGGGCCGACTATCTGCGCCAGCACGTGTCGCTCGACCAGATCCGCAAGAACTTCGCGAAGGCGCTCGATGTCGCGCTGCAGCGCGCGCACGAGCAGGATGCGCGCTATCTGCCCGGCTGGTCGGGGTTGATTGCCGTCAAGCCCTGA
- a CDS encoding ROK family protein: MRSPHFGQGSNSANVRRYNERLLLKTLRRAGSASKADLARLANMTGTAVGSIIGSLADAKLIEFAGRTEGQRGQPASLIRVDPRGAFGIGVHLDRMRIETALVNFAGDVLGRRSHDTLLPPPADVLEIVRHDIDAMQALLPDHERARLTGVGVAQPYNLGAWMRELGLAPDTFRAWEDVDFAADLGRTLSLPVFGENDGNAAAIAELFYGYGRQCDDFVYLFIGPAIGGGIAIDGDCLRGVTGNAGDIAVIPVPPSRLASAPPPRGPWDILLARASLHALVRHLRHHGETVENRADLEACIARGLPAVDEWIDDCVDALAPALRAVLCVIDAPVVVLDADTDAGLLDAVTTRLRAALVATAPEARGTPVLVRGTFGADAGAIGAATLPMFFNFSPRAGILKGARTDSQEVHHVAF, encoded by the coding sequence ATGAGAAGCCCGCACTTCGGCCAGGGAAGCAATTCGGCCAACGTGCGCCGTTACAACGAGCGCCTGCTGCTGAAGACGCTGCGCCGCGCCGGCAGCGCGTCGAAGGCCGACCTCGCCCGTCTCGCGAACATGACGGGTACAGCGGTCGGCAGCATCATCGGGTCGCTCGCCGACGCGAAGCTGATCGAATTCGCGGGCCGCACCGAAGGCCAGCGCGGGCAGCCCGCATCGCTGATCCGCGTCGATCCGCGCGGTGCGTTCGGCATCGGCGTCCATCTCGACCGGATGCGCATCGAGACGGCGCTCGTCAACTTCGCGGGCGACGTGCTCGGCCGCCGCTCGCATGACACGCTGCTTCCCCCGCCCGCCGACGTGCTCGAGATCGTGCGTCACGACATCGACGCGATGCAGGCCCTCCTCCCCGACCATGAACGCGCGCGCCTGACCGGCGTCGGCGTCGCGCAGCCGTACAACCTCGGCGCGTGGATGCGCGAGCTCGGCCTCGCGCCCGACACGTTTCGCGCGTGGGAAGACGTCGATTTCGCCGCCGACCTCGGCCGCACGTTGTCGCTGCCCGTATTCGGCGAGAACGACGGCAACGCGGCCGCGATCGCCGAACTGTTCTACGGATACGGCCGGCAGTGCGACGACTTCGTCTACCTGTTCATCGGGCCGGCGATCGGCGGCGGCATCGCGATCGACGGCGACTGCCTGCGCGGCGTGACCGGCAATGCCGGCGACATCGCGGTGATTCCGGTGCCGCCGAGCCGGCTGGCCTCCGCGCCGCCGCCGCGCGGCCCGTGGGACATCCTGCTCGCACGCGCCTCTCTGCATGCGCTCGTGCGCCACCTGCGCCATCACGGCGAGACGGTCGAGAACCGTGCCGATCTCGAAGCCTGCATCGCCCGCGGCCTGCCGGCCGTCGACGAATGGATCGACGACTGCGTCGACGCGCTCGCACCGGCGTTGCGCGCGGTGCTGTGCGTGATCGACGCGCCGGTGGTCGTGCTCGATGCCGACACCGACGCAGGCCTGCTCGACGCGGTCACGACCCGCCTGCGCGCGGCGCTCGTGGCCACCGCGCCCGAGGCCCGCGGCACGCCCGTGCTCGTGCGCGGCACGTTCGGCGCCGACGCAGGCGCGATCGGCGCCGCCACGCTGCCGATGTTTTTCAACTTCTCCCCGCGGGCCGGCATCCTCAAGGGCGCCCGCACCGATTCGCAGGAGGTCCACCATGTCGCGTTCTGA
- a CDS encoding GNAT family N-acetyltransferase, translating to MNDRSVDTLPVLETARLWLRPRVLADLDACIEMDRDPEVTRHIAGPWHDPVEHRRFVTHRITCDYPPGLGYWSIFEKAVPDVFIGWMLLIPDYKDGSRDVEIGWRLVRATWGRGIASEAAAAVVRHAFDTVRLPRVIADIAEANSGSLNVARKLGMRRVSIVHDGIPYIRYRLERDDLRA from the coding sequence ATGAATGACCGTTCCGTCGACACGTTGCCCGTGCTCGAAACCGCGAGGCTGTGGCTGCGTCCGCGCGTGCTAGCCGATCTCGATGCGTGCATCGAGATGGATCGCGATCCCGAGGTCACGCGCCACATCGCGGGCCCGTGGCACGACCCCGTCGAGCATCGCCGCTTCGTCACGCACCGGATCACGTGCGACTATCCGCCGGGCCTCGGCTACTGGTCGATCTTCGAGAAGGCCGTGCCCGACGTGTTCATCGGCTGGATGCTGCTGATTCCCGACTACAAGGACGGGTCGCGCGACGTCGAGATCGGCTGGCGGCTCGTGCGTGCGACATGGGGGCGCGGCATCGCGAGCGAAGCCGCGGCGGCCGTCGTGCGGCACGCGTTCGACACCGTGCGCCTGCCGCGCGTGATCGCCGATATCGCGGAGGCCAACAGCGGCTCGCTGAACGTGGCGCGCAAGCTCGGCATGCGGCGCGTGAGCATCGTGCACGACGGCATTCCTTACATTCGATATCGTCTCGAACGCGACGATTTGCGCGCGTAG
- a CDS encoding SulP family inorganic anion transporter — translation MTTAPIRPDAGPQHPDHFVALDTPPAPRPRRVGLDALAGLSIAGLLIPEAVAYAGLANLPPQAGLIALLSGLVVYALTGSSRFAIVSSTSSSAAVLAATVLAESGMALAAQLALAAALVAMTGVLFILAGVARLGGMSDFVARPVLRGFTFGLALTIVIKQLPKILAIAVQHSDAPHVALDLLAGAPHANLASVVVGATALALLFVLGRGARVPATLVVIVLSIAAGYAIDWQRYGIAIVGHIDFRHLEFGLPHLDRNAWMQTVELAFALMLILYAESYGSIRNFALKHGDTVSPNRDLVALGCANLVSGLLHGMPVGAGYSATSANEAAGAQSRLAGMWAAGVVALIVWLLLPQLARTPEPVLAAIVIFAVSHSLHPSVFRPYWVWHRDRLVVIAALLAVLVLGVLHGLLAAIGVSLLLTLRKLSEPNVSVLGRLRDSHDFVDVASHVDAKPVPGVLIVRPEAQLFFANADRMLNRVRALMKAAPDTHTVMVSLEETPDVDGTTIESLRTFAAECAARGLRLVLVRLKTHALHALRRAADDTLHDDAMSELSVDESLQLLQAGKPPDGGDGAGVA, via the coding sequence ATGACGACCGCTCCGATTCGCCCCGACGCCGGCCCGCAGCATCCGGACCATTTCGTCGCGCTCGACACGCCGCCCGCGCCGCGTCCGCGGCGCGTCGGCCTCGATGCGCTGGCCGGCCTGTCGATTGCCGGCCTGCTGATTCCCGAGGCGGTCGCGTATGCGGGGCTCGCCAACCTGCCGCCGCAGGCCGGCCTGATCGCGCTGCTGTCGGGGCTCGTCGTCTATGCGCTGACGGGCAGCAGCCGCTTCGCGATCGTGTCGTCCACATCGTCGTCGGCCGCGGTGCTCGCGGCGACCGTGCTCGCCGAATCGGGGATGGCGCTGGCCGCGCAGCTCGCGCTCGCGGCGGCGCTCGTCGCGATGACCGGCGTGCTGTTCATCCTGGCCGGTGTCGCGCGGCTCGGCGGCATGTCGGATTTCGTCGCACGGCCCGTGCTGCGCGGCTTCACGTTCGGTCTTGCGCTGACGATCGTCATCAAGCAGTTGCCGAAGATTCTCGCGATTGCCGTACAGCACAGCGATGCGCCGCACGTCGCGCTCGACCTGCTCGCCGGTGCGCCGCACGCGAATCTCGCGAGCGTCGTGGTCGGTGCAACGGCACTCGCGCTGCTGTTCGTGCTCGGCCGCGGCGCGCGCGTGCCCGCGACGCTCGTCGTGATCGTGCTGTCGATCGCGGCGGGTTACGCGATCGACTGGCAGCGGTACGGCATCGCGATCGTCGGCCATATCGACTTCCGGCACCTCGAATTCGGCTTGCCGCATCTCGACCGCAATGCGTGGATGCAGACAGTCGAGCTCGCATTTGCGCTGATGCTGATCCTGTATGCGGAGTCGTACGGATCGATCCGCAACTTCGCGCTGAAGCACGGCGATACCGTGTCGCCGAACCGCGACCTCGTCGCGCTCGGCTGCGCGAACCTCGTGTCGGGGCTGCTGCACGGGATGCCGGTCGGCGCCGGCTATTCGGCGACGTCGGCGAACGAGGCGGCCGGTGCGCAGTCGCGTTTGGCGGGGATGTGGGCGGCCGGCGTGGTCGCGCTGATCGTCTGGCTGCTGCTGCCGCAACTCGCGCGTACGCCCGAGCCTGTGCTCGCGGCGATCGTGATCTTCGCGGTCAGCCATTCGCTGCATCCGTCCGTGTTCCGGCCGTACTGGGTCTGGCATCGCGACCGGCTCGTCGTGATCGCGGCGCTGCTCGCGGTGCTCGTGCTCGGCGTGCTGCATGGCCTGCTCGCGGCGATCGGCGTGAGCCTGCTGCTGACGCTGCGCAAGCTGTCCGAGCCGAACGTCAGCGTGCTCGGCCGACTGCGCGACAGCCACGATTTCGTCGACGTCGCGAGTCACGTCGATGCGAAACCGGTGCCCGGCGTGCTGATCGTGCGGCCCGAGGCGCAGCTGTTCTTCGCGAATGCGGACCGGATGCTCAATCGCGTGCGGGCGCTGATGAAGGCCGCGCCGGACACGCATACCGTGATGGTGAGTCTCGAGGAAACGCCGGACGTCGACGGCACGACGATCGAATCGTTGCGCACGTTCGCGGCCGAATGCGCGGCGCGCGGGCTGCGGCTCGTGCTCGTCCGGCTCAAGACGCACGCGCTGCATGCGCTGCGCCGCGCGGCGGACGACACGCTGCACGACGACGCGATGTCGGAGCTCAGCGTCGACGAGAGTCTGCAACTGCTGCAGGCCGGCAAACCGCCGGACGGCGGCGACGGCGCGGGCGTCGCGTAA
- a CDS encoding ABC transporter substrate-binding protein — MFKHTAALTAVACALAFGAAAAHAADKPLKSIGVTVGSLGNPYFVTIVKGAEARAKQLNPNAKVTAVSADYDLNKQFTQIDNFISAHVDMILLNATDPKAIEPAVKKAQAAGITVVAVDVAAAGANATVQTNNVKAGELACDYLAKKLNGKGNVIIENGPQVSAVIDRVNGCKAVLAKNAGIKLLSSDQDGKGSREGGMNAMQGYLTRFPKLDGVFTINDPQAIGSDLAAKQLNRPNIVITSVDGAPDIEVALKSNTLVQASSSQDPWAMAQQAVNVGYGIMNGQKPANPMILIEPTLITRDNVKTYKGWSSPR; from the coding sequence ATGTTCAAGCACACCGCCGCCCTGACCGCCGTCGCCTGCGCACTCGCCTTCGGCGCTGCCGCCGCCCATGCAGCCGACAAGCCGCTGAAATCGATCGGCGTCACGGTCGGCTCGCTCGGCAACCCGTATTTCGTCACGATCGTGAAAGGCGCCGAAGCGCGCGCGAAGCAGCTCAACCCGAATGCGAAAGTCACGGCCGTCTCGGCCGACTACGACCTGAACAAGCAGTTCACGCAGATCGACAACTTCATCTCCGCGCACGTCGACATGATCCTGCTCAACGCGACCGACCCGAAGGCGATCGAGCCGGCGGTGAAGAAGGCGCAGGCGGCCGGCATCACGGTCGTCGCGGTGGACGTCGCGGCGGCCGGCGCGAACGCGACCGTGCAGACCAACAACGTGAAGGCCGGCGAACTCGCGTGCGACTACCTCGCGAAGAAGCTGAACGGCAAGGGCAACGTGATCATCGAGAACGGCCCGCAGGTGTCGGCCGTGATCGATCGCGTGAACGGCTGCAAGGCCGTGCTCGCGAAAAACGCGGGCATCAAGCTGCTGTCGAGCGACCAGGACGGCAAGGGCTCCCGCGAAGGCGGGATGAACGCGATGCAGGGCTACCTGACGCGCTTTCCGAAGCTCGACGGCGTGTTCACGATCAACGACCCGCAGGCGATCGGCAGCGATCTCGCGGCGAAACAGCTGAACCGCCCGAACATCGTGATCACGTCGGTCGACGGCGCGCCCGACATCGAGGTCGCACTCAAGTCGAACACGCTCGTGCAAGCGTCGTCGAGCCAGGACCCGTGGGCGATGGCGCAGCAGGCCGTCAACGTCGGCTACGGGATCATGAACGGCCAGAAGCCGGCCAATCCGATGATCCTGATCGAGCCGACGCTGATCACGCGCGACAACGTGAAGACCTACAAGGGCTGGAGCTCCCCGCGCTGA
- a CDS encoding sugar ABC transporter ATP-binding protein gives MSRSESPRPLLEMRGISKTFPAVRALDNVSLTVYPGEIHSLMGENGAGKSTLMKILSGAYRADAGGEILIDGQRIEIDGPLAARDAGVAVIYQELCLSPNLTVAENIYVGRELRRGNRRWGTIDRAAMARGCQDVLARLGAPFGPDTLVDTLSIAEQQLVEIARAVHTRARILVMDEPTTPLSSRETEHLFRLIRQLREEGLAIIYISHRMAEIYELSDRVSVLRDGAYVGTLERAALSAERLVAMMVGRDISGFYKKEHAPYDPGHLLLSVRDIADGARVRGCSLDLHAGEVLGIAGLVGAGRTELARLIFGAEPRVRGDVKLGERTFGAHSPRDAIDAGLVYLTEDRKRQGLFLDMSVRDNINISVCNRDARLGALDLARGAERARDAIASLSIRVPHANVNVGALSGGNQQKVLLSRLLETKPRVLILDEPTRGVDIGAKSEIYRIINELARAGVGVIVISSELPEIIGVADRVLVMREGEIAGELGGHTHTPITQEAIIALATGSQAELADAH, from the coding sequence ATGTCGCGTTCTGAGTCGCCCCGCCCGCTGCTCGAGATGCGCGGGATCAGCAAGACGTTCCCGGCCGTACGCGCGCTCGACAACGTCAGCCTGACCGTCTATCCGGGCGAAATCCATTCGCTGATGGGCGAGAACGGCGCGGGCAAATCGACGCTGATGAAGATCCTGTCGGGCGCCTACCGCGCCGACGCCGGCGGCGAGATCCTGATCGACGGTCAACGCATCGAGATCGACGGTCCGCTCGCCGCACGCGATGCCGGCGTCGCGGTGATCTACCAGGAGCTGTGCCTGTCGCCGAACCTGACCGTCGCGGAAAACATCTACGTCGGCCGCGAACTGCGCCGCGGCAACCGGCGCTGGGGCACGATCGACCGCGCGGCGATGGCGCGCGGCTGCCAGGACGTGCTCGCGCGCCTGGGCGCCCCGTTCGGGCCCGACACGCTCGTCGACACACTGTCGATCGCCGAACAGCAGCTCGTCGAAATCGCACGCGCCGTGCACACCCGCGCCCGCATCCTCGTGATGGACGAGCCGACCACGCCGCTGTCGTCGCGCGAAACCGAACACCTGTTCCGCCTGATCCGCCAGTTGCGCGAGGAAGGCCTCGCGATCATCTACATCAGCCACCGGATGGCGGAGATCTACGAGCTGTCCGACCGCGTGTCGGTGCTGCGCGACGGCGCGTACGTCGGCACGCTGGAGCGCGCCGCGCTGTCGGCCGAGCGGCTCGTCGCGATGATGGTCGGCCGCGACATCTCCGGTTTCTACAAGAAGGAACACGCGCCGTACGACCCCGGCCACCTGCTGCTGTCGGTCCGCGACATCGCCGACGGCGCGCGCGTGCGCGGCTGCAGCCTCGACCTGCATGCCGGCGAAGTGCTCGGCATCGCGGGGCTCGTCGGCGCGGGCCGCACCGAGCTCGCACGGCTGATCTTCGGGGCCGAACCACGCGTGCGCGGCGACGTGAAGCTGGGCGAGCGCACGTTCGGCGCGCACTCGCCGCGCGACGCGATCGACGCGGGCCTCGTCTACCTGACCGAAGACCGCAAGCGCCAGGGCCTGTTCCTCGACATGAGCGTGCGCGACAACATCAACATCTCGGTGTGCAACCGCGATGCGCGGCTCGGCGCGCTCGACCTCGCGCGCGGCGCCGAACGGGCGCGCGACGCCATCGCGTCACTGTCGATCCGGGTGCCGCACGCGAACGTCAACGTCGGCGCGCTGTCCGGCGGCAACCAGCAGAAGGTACTGCTGTCGCGCCTGCTCGAGACGAAGCCGCGCGTGCTGATTCTCGACGAACCGACGCGCGGCGTCGACATCGGCGCGAAATCCGAGATCTACCGGATCATCAACGAACTGGCCCGTGCCGGCGTGGGTGTGATCGTGATCTCGAGCGAACTGCCGGAAATCATCGGCGTCGCCGACCGCGTGCTCGTGATGCGCGAAGGCGAGATCGCAGGCGAACTCGGCGGCCACACGCATACGCCGATCACGCAGGAAGCGATCATCGCGCTCGCCACCGGCTCGCAGGCCGAACTGGCCGACGCGCACTGA
- a CDS encoding carbohydrate kinase family protein yields MTTTFPRLIVFGEALTDFIRDDAQHWHSVAGGSCWNVARVGARLGVPTAFAGTVSRDTFGDELMRKSADAGLDMRFIRQVDRAPLLAMVVSKQPPHYFFIGENSADLAFDPADLPVGAFDAADIVHVGSLGVVREPLASRLIELAQAARAAGKRISFDPNFRAPMAAPSYRDTLRRLTALADWIKVSDEDLRGLFPELDEAAALAQLRAWAPDATMLVTRGAAGMQLLHRDTELFQPAFPAEVADTVGCGDASIGGWLASQLARPEASAAEHLRYAGACAAVACEHAGAYAPTAAEVADMIERTTANAALSQ; encoded by the coding sequence ATGACGACGACGTTTCCCCGCCTGATCGTGTTCGGCGAAGCGCTGACCGATTTCATCCGCGACGACGCGCAGCACTGGCACAGCGTCGCCGGCGGCTCGTGCTGGAACGTCGCGCGCGTCGGCGCGCGACTCGGCGTGCCGACGGCCTTCGCCGGCACGGTCAGCCGCGACACCTTCGGCGACGAGCTGATGCGCAAGAGCGCCGACGCGGGGCTCGACATGCGTTTCATCCGGCAAGTCGACCGCGCACCGCTGCTCGCGATGGTCGTCTCGAAGCAGCCGCCCCACTATTTCTTCATCGGCGAAAACAGCGCCGATCTCGCGTTCGATCCGGCCGATTTGCCGGTCGGCGCGTTCGACGCGGCCGACATCGTGCACGTCGGCTCGCTCGGCGTCGTGCGCGAGCCGCTCGCATCGCGCCTGATCGAACTCGCGCAGGCCGCACGGGCGGCCGGCAAGCGGATCTCGTTCGATCCGAACTTCCGTGCGCCGATGGCCGCGCCGTCGTATCGCGACACGCTGCGCCGGCTGACCGCGCTCGCCGACTGGATCAAGGTATCCGACGAGGATCTGCGCGGGCTGTTTCCCGAGCTCGACGAAGCGGCCGCGCTCGCGCAGTTGCGCGCATGGGCGCCCGACGCGACGATGCTCGTCACGCGCGGCGCGGCCGGCATGCAGCTGCTGCATCGCGATACCGAGCTGTTCCAGCCGGCGTTCCCGGCCGAGGTGGCTGACACGGTTGGCTGCGGCGATGCGAGCATCGGCGGCTGGCTCGCGAGCCAGCTCGCCCGCCCCGAGGCATCGGCCGCCGAGCATCTGCGCTACGCGGGCGCGTGCGCGGCCGTCGCTTGTGAACATGCAGGCGCCTATGCGCCGACGGCTGCGGAAGTAGCCGACATGATCGAACGCACCACCGCCAACGCCGCGCTTTCGCAATAG